A single Actinomycetota bacterium DNA region contains:
- a CDS encoding crotonase/enoyl-CoA hydratase family protein codes for MGAGPDGEAGVVTVRVERRDRVLVVTIDRPQVHNCVDAPTAQALEDAVRAFDADDGQRVLVLTGAGGRAFCSGADLKAADGLTARPGAASSGPMGISRIEVSKPTIAAVSGHCLAGGLELACWCDVRIADETATFGVVNRRWGVPLIDGGTQRLPRIVGLGNALYLIETGAVIDAASALRMGLVQEVVPQGAALDRALELAERIAGYPQASLVADRASALAGDGPEAEAARGEATLTAPELSEGLERYRTGDRPPPPRP; via the coding sequence GTGGGAGCGGGACCGGACGGCGAAGCCGGCGTCGTGACGGTCCGGGTCGAGCGCCGCGACCGGGTGTTGGTCGTGACGATCGACCGCCCCCAGGTCCACAACTGCGTGGACGCCCCCACCGCCCAGGCCCTCGAGGACGCCGTTCGCGCCTTCGACGCGGACGACGGACAGCGCGTCCTGGTCCTCACCGGCGCCGGCGGACGCGCCTTCTGCTCGGGAGCCGACCTGAAGGCGGCGGACGGACTGACCGCCCGGCCCGGGGCCGCCTCGTCCGGACCGATGGGCATCTCACGCATCGAGGTCTCCAAGCCGACCATCGCCGCGGTGTCCGGACACTGCCTCGCCGGCGGCCTCGAGCTGGCCTGCTGGTGCGACGTCCGGATCGCCGACGAGACCGCGACCTTCGGGGTGGTCAACCGGCGCTGGGGGGTGCCGCTGATAGACGGGGGGACCCAGCGCCTCCCACGGATCGTCGGCCTGGGCAACGCCCTGTACCTGATCGAGACTGGAGCCGTGATAGATGCGGCGAGCGCGCTGCGGATGGGGCTCGTCCAGGAGGTCGTGCCGCAGGGGGCAGCGCTGGACCGCGCGCTGGAGCTGGCCGAGCGGATCGCCGGGTACCCGCAGGCGTCGCTCGTAGCGGACCGGGCCTCTGCGCTGGCGGGGGACGGACCGGAGGCGGAGGCGGCGCGCGGCGAGGCGACGCTGACCGCGCCCGAGCTCTCCGAGGGGCTGGAGAGGTACCGGACGGGAGACCGTCCGCCTCCACCGCGACCGTGA
- a CDS encoding alpha/beta hydrolase, which translates to MPYFDHPDGLRLHYVERGGGPPLILLHGLLWSSRMFVRLRRRLDGHRVILLDMRGHGLSERPDDASLYTWAGFGSDVVAVMDHLGLEKAVVGGLSLGANVTLSTALDHPARFAGLVVEMPVLWRARGFAERLFTGLAGVLHAGGPVLRASSPLVRRMPVPRSLPEAAAFRDVLGLDPLSAVAVIRGLLSDELPDEADLSRLTMPALVIGHRRDPLHVLADARHLADRLPDARFVSASSILEYRVHPERLVSHLQPFLDEVWERDRTAKPAS; encoded by the coding sequence CTGCTGTGGTCCTCGCGCATGTTCGTCCGGCTGCGCCGGAGGCTCGACGGTCACCGGGTCATCCTCCTGGACATGCGCGGGCACGGCTTGAGCGAGCGCCCGGACGACGCATCCCTGTACACCTGGGCGGGCTTCGGGTCGGACGTGGTGGCTGTGATGGACCACCTCGGACTGGAGAAGGCAGTGGTCGGGGGGTTGTCCCTCGGTGCCAACGTCACCCTCTCGACCGCTCTGGACCACCCCGCCCGGTTCGCGGGGCTCGTCGTGGAGATGCCGGTCCTGTGGCGGGCGCGCGGGTTCGCCGAGCGGTTGTTCACGGGGCTGGCGGGTGTCCTGCACGCGGGAGGCCCGGTGCTGCGCGCGTCCTCCCCTCTCGTGAGACGGATGCCGGTGCCGCGCAGCCTCCCGGAGGCGGCGGCCTTCCGCGATGTTCTCGGTCTGGACCCGCTGTCCGCGGTCGCCGTGATCAGGGGGCTCCTGTCCGACGAGCTCCCCGACGAGGCGGACCTGTCCCGGCTCACGATGCCCGCTCTCGTCATCGGCCACCGGCGGGACCCGCTGCACGTGCTGGCCGATGCGCGCCACCTGGCCGACCGGCTCCCGGACGCCCGCTTCGTCAGCGCCTCGTCGATCCTCGAGTACCGGGTGCATCCCGAGCGGCTCGTCTCCCACCTGCAACCGTTCCTGGACGAGGTGTGGGAGCGGGACCGGACGGCGAAGCCGGCGTCGTGA